The Guyparkeria halophila DNA window ACCAGATGGGGAGCAGTTCGAGTGCGGTAGGTTGATCCATACAAATGGCTTAACTGCCGCGGTTGACCCTATCAGGTTTGCCAGCGATTACCCGCCATACGTATCGATTCACCCAGTCACTGGCGAGGCTGCAGCAAGCAACGATGGGCCGGTGTGCTGGGTCTGATCACGGGATCTCGAGGTAACGCTTAAAAGGGCCTTCCGGCAATTGAAGGCGCTCTTCAGATAACCACCCCCAAACCGTATCGCGCTCGGCGTTCAACCGCTTTCGATCATCAAGATCATCCGCGCTGAGAGGATCCCGACTCTCTAGCTTTCGGTTCTTGGACTGAAGGACGCTGGCTTGATCCATGATGTGCTCAACGTAGCTATGTACGTCGAAGCGGTACAGGAACTGGGACCGGACCTTCTCCTTGATGAGCCGATCATAGTCCTCGAGCCTTGCATCGCCGCGCTCGCACACCGTGGACAGGAAATCGGCCGTGGCCCGGTAGAGGGCCATCCGGTCGTCGTGTAGCTCGTGTCGGCGTCGGAGCTCATTCGTTCGCCACTGGGCGTAGGCAATCCACGCCACGACACCCGCTATCACCGGCACCAGCGCGGCGGACACGGCCTCCACGATGACGGAAAACGTGTCCAGGCTCATGGCTGCCAGTCCTGCGACCAGTACGAGACTCGCCCATCACGAAAGGTGACGGCGTTCAGGTACGACCGGTAGTTGACTCGCTTCCAGTACAGCCAGCGCTCGCTGCCCGACGTGATGTCCGTCTCGTCAGGATCACCCCACGAGTCCCGCACGTCGTCCTTTGTCATGCCCTCGATAACACGGTCGTCCATCTTCGCGTCGCGGACCTTGGCCTCCCACTCGTCGCGGGCCTTCTTGTCCAGCACCGCCTGGCGGCGGCGATCCATATTCGACTGGATCTCGGCTTCGCGCCGGCGATCGTACTCCTCGGCCATCCGCCGCTGCGCCTCGAGCGGGTCGCCCGCCGAACGCGGCGCCTCGTGCCCCTCGTCATGCAGCTGGACCTGCTCGCTGGGCGCATCCGGACACGGCATGTCGGAAAAGGTCACCGCCCCGTCAGGTCCAGTGCACTTGTACGCGGCCGCCTGGGCGGCGCCGGTGACGGTGAGAAAGGCGATGGTGAGTGTGGTGCGGAGCATGGCGGCCTCCTTGTGCCATGCGGGCATAACAGCCCGATATTAGTCGTGTCGGCTTCAACAGCCGGGCCTTCATTCTGATAAGAAGGCCCTGGCAAGGCAAATGACCGGGCGGCTTGTGGGTTGGACCGGTCACAAGATGATTATGTGACCCCTCCCTCCTGGAACAGCTTTACTGACTGGGAGAGTCTGACGATGTGACGTTCAGACGGGAGATAAGCATGGCGAAGCACGACTTAAAATCATCTTTTAACCACACGGGCACGCAGGTGTGCGATCTCTGCCGACGGTTAGGACCTTGC harbors:
- a CDS encoding DUF4124 domain-containing protein, giving the protein MLRTTLTIAFLTVTGAAQAAAYKCTGPDGAVTFSDMPCPDAPSEQVQLHDEGHEAPRSAGDPLEAQRRMAEEYDRRREAEIQSNMDRRRQAVLDKKARDEWEAKVRDAKMDDRVIEGMTKDDVRDSWGDPDETDITSGSERWLYWKRVNYRSYLNAVTFRDGRVSYWSQDWQP